One region of Ornithinibacter aureus genomic DNA includes:
- a CDS encoding fluoride efflux transporter FluC, producing MTVVDALLVAVGAALGAPARYLTNHWVRERLGGTAVAGTLLVNVVGSFVLGLLVGTGADGAPMALVGIGFCGALTTFSTLALEVWDAMEDDRRHHAVVNVALSLALGLGAAWLGWALTSA from the coding sequence ATGACGGTCGTCGACGCCCTGCTCGTGGCCGTGGGTGCGGCGCTCGGGGCCCCTGCGCGCTACCTGACCAACCACTGGGTGCGCGAGCGCCTCGGCGGCACCGCAGTCGCCGGCACGCTGCTCGTCAACGTCGTGGGGTCGTTCGTGCTCGGGCTGCTCGTCGGGACGGGGGCCGACGGTGCGCCGATGGCCCTCGTGGGGATCGGCTTCTGCGGGGCGCTCACGACGTTCTCGACCCTGGCCCTCGAGGTCTGGGACGCGATGGAGGACGACCGGCGGCACCACGCCGTCGTGAACGTGGCGTTGTCACTGGCGCTCGGGTTGGGCGCCGCCTGGCTCGGCTGGGCCCTCACCTCAGCCTGA
- a CDS encoding cupin domain-containing protein, with protein MDSISLTDLADELLHSAREGSSGRAARTIHGGHDRVLRETVIAILAEHGLAEHESPGEATLQVLRGRVRLDSEPDSWEGSAGDHTIIPGRRHALTALEDCAVLLTVVKP; from the coding sequence ATGGACAGCATCTCCCTCACCGACCTCGCCGACGAGCTGCTCCACTCGGCTCGAGAGGGCAGCAGCGGGCGGGCGGCGCGCACCATCCACGGTGGTCACGACCGGGTGCTGCGCGAGACCGTCATCGCGATCCTGGCCGAGCACGGGCTGGCCGAGCACGAGAGCCCCGGCGAGGCGACCCTGCAGGTGCTGCGGGGTCGCGTGCGGCTCGACTCCGAGCCGGACAGCTGGGAGGGATCGGCGGGGGACCACACCATCATCCCGGGGCGCCGGCACGCCCTGACCGCCCTCGAGGACTGCGCCGTGCTCCTCACCGTCGTCAAGCCGTAG
- a CDS encoding DUF6457 domain-containing protein, producing the protein MTDLAAAEQQWHAWIVDACTALDVDPDAVDVPGIHALTKDIAHGFARPMAPVGSYILGLAVGARAARGEVVDPAALSEALRSTFPATSRA; encoded by the coding sequence ATGACCGACCTCGCCGCCGCCGAGCAGCAGTGGCACGCCTGGATCGTCGACGCCTGCACCGCGCTCGACGTCGACCCGGATGCCGTCGACGTGCCCGGCATCCACGCCCTCACCAAGGACATCGCGCACGGTTTCGCGCGGCCCATGGCACCCGTCGGGTCCTACATCCTCGGGCTCGCGGTGGGCGCCCGGGCCGCCCGCGGTGAGGTGGTCGACCCGGCCGCGCTCAGTGAGGCGCTGCGCTCGACCTTCCCTGCCACGTCGCGCGCCTGA
- the narJ gene encoding nitrate reductase molybdenum cofactor assembly chaperone, with translation MKWRRHRDARPGIREKDLVDTWQVVSLLLDYPDDVLLGRVPMLRGVVEGLPDAQRMPLLEFLDHLTSARLGALQREYVDTFDVTRKCSLHLTYFTSGDTRRRGVALVEFKQAYRRAGLEFDSEVELPDHLCVVLEFGAMQDWATAWHLLTRHRVGVEVLRAGLAQRDSRWLPVLEALRSTLPPLEGSDTEALLRLVEQGPPQEEVGLEPYAIDPRLNPRPEPADTTAMLGTTIPVGAPR, from the coding sequence ATGAAGTGGCGGCGGCACCGCGACGCACGCCCCGGCATCCGGGAGAAGGACCTCGTCGACACCTGGCAGGTGGTCTCGCTGCTGCTCGACTACCCCGACGACGTGCTGCTGGGGCGGGTGCCGATGCTGCGCGGCGTGGTCGAGGGCTTGCCCGACGCCCAGCGGATGCCGTTGCTCGAGTTCCTCGACCACCTCACCTCCGCGCGGCTCGGCGCCCTGCAGCGCGAGTACGTCGACACGTTCGACGTCACCCGCAAGTGCTCGCTGCACCTGACGTACTTCACCTCGGGTGACACGCGACGGCGCGGGGTGGCCCTCGTGGAGTTCAAGCAGGCCTACCGCCGGGCCGGTCTGGAGTTCGACAGCGAGGTCGAGCTGCCCGACCACCTGTGCGTCGTGCTCGAGTTCGGCGCGATGCAGGACTGGGCCACCGCGTGGCACCTGCTGACCCGCCACCGGGTGGGGGTGGAGGTGCTGCGGGCCGGGTTGGCCCAGCGCGACTCGCGCTGGCTGCCCGTGCTCGAGGCGCTGCGCTCGACGCTGCCGCCGCTGGAGGGCAGCGACACCGAGGCCCTGTTGCGGCTCGTCGAGCAGGGCCCACCCCAGGAGGAGGTCGGGCTCGAGCCGTACGCCATCGACCCCCGACTCAACCCCCGACCCGAACCCGCCGACACCACAGCGATGCTCGGCACGACCATCCCGGTAGGAGCCCCCCGATGA
- a CDS encoding response regulator transcription factor, producing MVRILLVEDDATVREAVAAYLTRSGYTVDAVAAGDAAIERYVESPADLVLLDLMLPGLGGFEVCRRLRSIRRDLPVVMVTARGQEHERVQGLQHGADDYVTKPFSLREVELRIRSVLRRASAPASEGVYDVLRDGDLVVDLGARSVTRGGAPVALTSRELDLLAWLLQHPGTVWGRDELLREVWGWEVGDASTVTVHVRRLREKVEVDPSAPLRLVTVFGRGYRWDRTDPADPADPAAG from the coding sequence GTGGTGCGCATCCTGCTCGTCGAGGACGACGCGACGGTTCGCGAGGCCGTCGCGGCCTACCTGACCCGCTCGGGGTACACCGTGGATGCCGTGGCGGCCGGGGACGCTGCCATCGAGCGCTACGTGGAGTCACCGGCAGACCTCGTGCTGCTCGACCTGATGCTGCCGGGCCTCGGCGGGTTCGAGGTGTGCCGCCGCCTGCGCTCGATCCGCCGTGACCTGCCCGTCGTCATGGTGACCGCGCGCGGTCAGGAGCACGAGCGGGTGCAAGGGCTCCAGCACGGGGCCGACGACTACGTGACCAAGCCGTTCAGCCTGCGCGAGGTCGAGCTGCGAATCCGCTCGGTGCTGCGGCGGGCGAGCGCGCCGGCATCCGAAGGGGTGTACGACGTCCTGCGCGACGGGGACCTCGTCGTCGACCTCGGTGCCCGGTCGGTGACCCGTGGTGGTGCCCCGGTGGCACTCACCTCGCGTGAGCTCGACCTCCTCGCCTGGCTCCTGCAGCACCCCGGCACCGTCTGGGGGCGCGACGAACTGCTGCGCGAGGTCTGGGGCTGGGAGGTCGGCGACGCGTCGACGGTCACGGTGCACGTCCGGCGCCTGCGCGAGAAGGTCGAGGTCGACCCGAGCGCGCCCCTGCGCCTCGTCACCGTATTCGGCCGCGGTTACCGCTGGGACCGCACCGACCCGGCAGACCCGGCAGACCCGGCCGCCGGGTGA
- a CDS encoding pyridoxal phosphate-dependent aminotransferase yields the protein MRRIIQSKKLQHVRYDVRGPILVEAQRLEAEGHEILKLNIGNTAPFGFRAPESMVADIVHNLPDSQGYSDSRGIYSARTAVAQYYQSRGLTETGVDDVFIGNGVSELISMVLQAFVDDGNEILVPAPDYPLWTGAVSLSGGTPVHYRCDESNGWNPDLEDIESKITANTHAIVIINPNNPTGAVYSPETVRALVDIARRHDLVVMADEIYEKIIFDDAVHHHAATFAEDDVLCLTFSGLSKAYRVCGYRAGWVMVSGPKHLASDFLEGLTLLANMRMCANVPAQHAIQTALGGYQSITELVVPGGRFYEQSKLAARLLNEIPGVSCVEPMGALYCFPRLDPEVYPIESDESFVIDLLRAKKILVTHGTGFNWFEPDHFRLVTLPDVDVLTEAIGRIADYLETIRA from the coding sequence ATGCGGCGGATCATCCAGAGCAAGAAGCTCCAGCACGTGCGGTACGACGTCCGGGGGCCGATCCTCGTGGAGGCCCAGCGGCTCGAGGCCGAGGGGCACGAGATCCTCAAGCTCAACATCGGCAACACGGCCCCGTTCGGGTTCAGGGCGCCGGAGTCGATGGTCGCCGACATCGTGCACAACCTGCCCGACAGCCAGGGCTACTCGGACTCGCGAGGCATCTACTCGGCCCGCACCGCCGTCGCGCAGTACTACCAGTCGCGCGGGCTGACCGAGACCGGCGTCGATGACGTCTTCATCGGCAACGGTGTCTCCGAACTGATCTCGATGGTGCTGCAGGCGTTCGTCGACGACGGGAACGAGATCCTCGTCCCGGCGCCGGACTACCCGCTGTGGACCGGCGCGGTCTCGCTGTCGGGTGGCACCCCCGTGCACTACCGCTGCGACGAGAGCAACGGCTGGAACCCCGACCTCGAGGACATCGAGTCCAAGATCACCGCGAACACCCACGCGATCGTCATCATCAACCCCAACAACCCCACCGGCGCCGTCTACTCGCCCGAGACGGTGCGGGCCCTGGTCGACATCGCCCGCCGCCACGACCTCGTCGTCATGGCCGACGAGATCTACGAGAAGATCATCTTCGACGACGCGGTGCACCACCACGCGGCGACCTTCGCCGAGGACGACGTACTCTGCCTGACCTTCAGCGGGCTGTCCAAGGCCTACCGCGTGTGCGGCTACCGGGCCGGCTGGGTCATGGTGTCGGGGCCCAAGCACCTGGCCTCGGACTTCCTCGAGGGGCTGACCCTGCTGGCGAACATGCGGATGTGCGCGAACGTGCCGGCGCAGCACGCGATCCAGACGGCGCTCGGTGGCTACCAGTCGATCACCGAGCTCGTCGTGCCCGGCGGCCGGTTCTACGAGCAGAGCAAGCTCGCCGCGCGCCTGCTCAACGAGATCCCGGGCGTCTCGTGCGTCGAACCGATGGGTGCTCTCTACTGCTTCCCCCGGCTCGACCCCGAGGTCTACCCGATCGAGAGCGACGAGTCGTTCGTCATCGACCTGCTGCGCGCCAAGAAGATCCTCGTGACGCACGGCACCGGCTTCAACTGGTTCGAGCCCGACCACTTCCGGCTCGTCACGTTGCCCGACGTCGACGTGCTGACCGAGGCCATCGGGCGCATCGCCGACTACCTCGAGACCATCAGGGCCTGA
- a CDS encoding MGMT family protein, with amino-acid sequence MDDVVVERVLRAVELVPRGRVVSYGDLAALVGIGPRQVGTIMATYGSNVTWWRVTNASGDLPVQLMDEVRERWAAEGILLKPNGRGCRIAGYRADLTVLAAGYQRAVADLA; translated from the coding sequence ATGGACGACGTCGTCGTGGAGCGGGTGCTGCGGGCCGTCGAGCTCGTGCCCCGCGGGCGGGTCGTGTCGTACGGCGACCTCGCCGCGCTCGTCGGCATCGGCCCTCGCCAGGTCGGCACGATCATGGCGACCTACGGCTCGAACGTCACGTGGTGGCGCGTGACCAACGCGTCGGGCGACCTGCCGGTGCAGCTCATGGACGAGGTGCGCGAGCGCTGGGCCGCCGAAGGCATCCTTCTCAAACCCAACGGCCGTGGATGCCGCATCGCCGGGTATCGCGCGGACCTCACCGTGCTCGCGGCCGGGTATCAGCGGGCCGTCGCCGATCTCGCGTGA
- a CDS encoding phospholipase D-like domain-containing protein: protein MRTRRRKQGLAVQAVAGTHTVLLGFSLDDPAGCLGFAIHRTDHTEGEARWLRGMKTFGSVVPDPPPGSDWPTNAHPVQGFQWGDYSAKPGHHYTYAVSALGGPPATPVPTATVSLTVRTEVEDDGEHGVWFNRGVAGSQAFARQFAGWVPTSTPDETHPAMAWLSRGLGEALLAFCAEALDDEWSIHGALYELTWGRALQAFGAARDRGADVHLVVHGRDRDAGAANNDRTAEMARAAVVANGVEDLVTWRTAPIKSALHHHKFLVLSRRGIPEAVWTGSTNLTLGAIYGHSNVGHVVRDRAVAARFEAEWERLRDGLPIADLRAVHTADPAPERTVPVGGGVSSVFSPLTGTSLLDWYAELFDAATSSAHVTGAFGLHQVFRDRLAVDRSPVTRTVLLEKVPPPTAAIPRTDDHVRISTGSHLMGDPLQQWATERLTGFNTHVRYIHTKIILIDPLGPDPTILTGSANYSNASTSTNEEHTLIIRAGRTRSSSRRAVRRVADIYLTEYHRLFMHFAFRAMAQDREVNTGVSQWSRHLDETGTWADRYYVDDSWRAAQRRLFSGS from the coding sequence GTGCGCACTCGGCGCAGGAAGCAAGGACTCGCGGTGCAGGCCGTGGCCGGCACCCACACGGTGCTGCTCGGGTTCAGCCTCGACGACCCGGCCGGCTGCTTGGGGTTCGCGATCCACCGCACCGACCACACCGAGGGTGAGGCCCGCTGGCTGCGGGGCATGAAGACCTTCGGCAGCGTCGTGCCCGACCCGCCGCCCGGGTCGGACTGGCCGACGAACGCGCACCCGGTGCAGGGCTTCCAGTGGGGCGACTACTCCGCCAAGCCCGGCCACCACTACACGTATGCCGTGTCCGCCCTCGGGGGGCCGCCAGCCACTCCCGTTCCCACCGCGACGGTGTCGCTCACCGTGCGCACCGAGGTCGAGGACGACGGCGAGCACGGGGTCTGGTTCAACCGCGGGGTGGCAGGCTCGCAGGCCTTCGCGCGGCAGTTCGCGGGCTGGGTACCGACGTCGACACCGGACGAGACCCACCCGGCGATGGCCTGGCTCTCCCGTGGGCTCGGGGAGGCGCTGCTCGCGTTCTGCGCGGAGGCCCTGGACGACGAGTGGTCGATCCACGGCGCGCTCTACGAGCTGACGTGGGGACGCGCCCTGCAGGCCTTCGGTGCCGCGCGCGACCGCGGGGCCGACGTGCACCTCGTCGTGCACGGCAGGGACCGGGATGCCGGTGCCGCCAACAACGACCGCACCGCCGAGATGGCCCGTGCGGCGGTCGTCGCCAACGGCGTCGAGGACCTCGTGACCTGGCGCACCGCGCCGATCAAGAGTGCCCTGCACCACCACAAGTTCCTCGTCCTGTCGCGGCGCGGCATCCCCGAGGCGGTGTGGACCGGGTCGACCAACCTCACCCTCGGGGCGATCTACGGACACTCCAACGTCGGCCACGTCGTGCGTGACCGCGCGGTCGCCGCGCGGTTCGAGGCCGAGTGGGAGCGGCTGCGCGACGGCCTCCCCATCGCCGACCTGCGCGCCGTCCACACCGCGGACCCCGCTCCCGAACGCACGGTCCCCGTCGGCGGCGGGGTCAGCAGCGTCTTCTCCCCGTTGACCGGCACCTCGCTGCTCGACTGGTACGCCGAGCTGTTCGACGCGGCGACGAGCTCGGCGCACGTCACCGGGGCGTTCGGCCTGCACCAGGTCTTCCGTGACCGCCTCGCGGTCGACCGGTCACCGGTGACCCGCACGGTGCTCCTGGAGAAGGTGCCGCCCCCGACCGCCGCCATCCCGCGCACCGACGACCACGTGCGGATCTCGACCGGGAGCCATCTCATGGGCGACCCGCTCCAGCAGTGGGCCACGGAACGACTCACCGGCTTCAACACCCACGTGCGCTACATCCACACGAAGATCATCCTCATCGACCCCCTCGGCCCCGACCCGACGATCCTCACCGGCTCCGCGAACTACTCGAACGCCTCGACGTCGACCAACGAGGAGCACACCCTGATCATCCGGGCGGGACGCACGAGGTCGTCCTCGCGACGGGCCGTGAGGCGGGTCGCCGACATCTACCTCACCGAGTACCACCGCCTGTTCATGCACTTCGCCTTCCGCGCGATGGCGCAGGACCGTGAGGTCAACACCGGTGTCTCACAATGGAGTCGGCACCTCGACGAGACCGGCACATGGGCTGACCGTTACTACGTCGACGACTCCTGGCGGGCGGCTCAGCGGCGGCTGTTCTCCGGGTCCTGA
- a CDS encoding SRPBCC family protein, with translation MSNGLHLDIPAGVPWIDFTREFDAPVAAVFEAHRDPEKVKLWLGPNGMQMEIAQWDFTTGGGYSYTHTSDYGTFGFRGVFHSIRENEFALQTFEFDGAPDEVALEFMWFEDLGDGRTRLRGRSIGRTVEGRDAMVESGMEHGMAEGYERLEALVAHA, from the coding sequence ATGAGCAACGGCCTGCACCTCGACATCCCGGCCGGCGTGCCGTGGATCGACTTCACCCGCGAGTTCGACGCCCCCGTGGCGGCGGTCTTCGAGGCCCACCGCGACCCCGAGAAGGTCAAGCTGTGGCTCGGCCCGAACGGCATGCAGATGGAGATCGCCCAGTGGGACTTCACCACCGGCGGCGGCTACTCCTACACGCACACGAGCGACTACGGCACGTTCGGCTTCCGCGGGGTCTTCCACAGCATCCGCGAGAACGAGTTCGCCCTCCAGACCTTCGAGTTCGACGGTGCCCCCGACGAGGTCGCCCTGGAGTTCATGTGGTTCGAGGACCTCGGCGACGGTCGCACTCGACTGCGGGGCCGCAGCATCGGGCGCACCGTCGAAGGGCGCGACGCGATGGTCGAGTCGGGCATGGAGCACGGCATGGCCGAGGGTTACGAGCGGCTCGAGGCCCTCGTCGCTCACGCCTGA
- a CDS encoding ArsR/SmtB family transcription factor — MPDTSTAVDLGFAALADPVRRAIIAHLSRGPATVNEIAEPFEISLQAVSKHIQVLEHAGLVTRTRQAQRRPVHLNPEALEALTAWIDGYRLIHEQQFRRLDALLATADTTRPAAPRTPKEPS; from the coding sequence ATGCCGGACACGAGCACCGCCGTCGACCTGGGTTTCGCGGCCCTCGCCGACCCCGTCCGGCGGGCGATCATCGCGCACCTGAGCCGTGGACCGGCCACGGTGAACGAGATCGCCGAGCCCTTCGAGATCAGCCTCCAGGCGGTCTCGAAGCACATCCAGGTCCTCGAGCACGCGGGCCTGGTCACCCGCACCCGGCAGGCCCAGCGCCGCCCGGTGCACCTGAACCCCGAGGCGCTCGAAGCCCTGACGGCCTGGATCGACGGCTACCGCCTGATCCACGAGCAGCAGTTCCGCCGCCTCGACGCCCTCCTCGCGACCGCCGACACCACCCGGCCGGCCGCACCCCGCACCCCCAAGGAGCCCTCATGA
- the narI gene encoding respiratory nitrate reductase subunit gamma: MTTFLWVIVPYVCLAVFVVGHFWRYRYDKFGWTTRSSQLYEDKLLRIGSPLFHFGMLGVVMGHVIGLIIPQVWTNALGLSPHAYHVIALAGGIPAGIAALAGLAILVYRRRTTGPVFSATTTNDKAMYAVLGTVMALGMWNTVAGSLLQFGGEYNYREGVSVWFRSIFAFQPQPELMAAAPLGFQLHALLAFILFAMWPFTRLVHVFSAPLGYLTRPYLVYRSKDQRPGRGSGNRAPKRGWEKSELTKK, from the coding sequence ATGACCACGTTCTTGTGGGTGATCGTCCCGTACGTGTGCCTGGCCGTGTTCGTCGTCGGGCACTTCTGGCGCTACCGCTACGACAAGTTCGGCTGGACCACGCGCTCCAGCCAGCTCTACGAGGACAAGCTGCTGCGCATCGGCAGCCCGCTGTTCCACTTCGGCATGCTCGGCGTCGTCATGGGCCACGTGATCGGCCTGATCATCCCGCAGGTGTGGACCAACGCGTTGGGGCTGAGCCCGCACGCGTACCACGTCATCGCGCTGGCCGGTGGCATCCCCGCGGGGATCGCGGCCCTGGCCGGTCTGGCGATCCTGGTCTACCGGCGGCGCACCACCGGCCCCGTGTTCAGCGCCACGACCACCAACGACAAGGCCATGTACGCCGTGCTCGGCACCGTCATGGCCCTGGGCATGTGGAACACGGTGGCCGGCAGCCTCCTGCAGTTCGGCGGTGAGTACAACTACCGCGAGGGCGTCTCGGTGTGGTTCCGCAGCATCTTCGCGTTCCAGCCGCAGCCCGAGCTCATGGCAGCGGCACCACTGGGCTTCCAGCTGCACGCCCTGCTCGCGTTCATCCTGTTCGCGATGTGGCCGTTCACCCGGCTGGTCCACGTCTTCTCGGCGCCGCTTGGGTACCTCACCCGGCCCTACCTGGTCTACCGCTCCAAGGACCAGCGGCCGGGTCGCGGCTCGGGCAACCGCGCACCCAAGCGAGGGTGGGAGAAGTCCGAGCTCACCAAGAAGTGA
- a CDS encoding sensor histidine kinase: protein MGPEAHAVILSATVTSVVGAAGALGLSRVARERPSGAAFGAPVVLVAAVAAGVAVASRSMLIGEDDYRTLVFVLLAGAPMAVVVGLVLARRVLRLEREAARERAERESALEVEQSRRETVRWLSHDLRTPLAGIRALAESLADGAVADPPAAHARIVHEVDRLDVMVDDIAELSRLHGPQPTSRAGRCALDDLVSDAVATVAPLAAAADVDVIAGDLAGVTVEVDPRAVTRAVTNVLRNALQHTPAGGRVIVTTQVRGGQVLVDVSDGCGGIATGDLERVFEPGWRGDESRHDRGMGLGLTIAREVARSHGGDAVATNRGDGTGCTVTLSLPAHRLTRS, encoded by the coding sequence GTGGGTCCTGAGGCACATGCCGTCATCCTCTCGGCGACGGTGACGAGTGTGGTCGGCGCGGCCGGGGCGCTCGGCCTGTCCCGGGTGGCGCGCGAGCGGCCCTCGGGCGCGGCGTTCGGCGCCCCGGTCGTGCTCGTGGCGGCGGTGGCGGCCGGGGTGGCCGTCGCCAGCCGCTCGATGCTCATCGGCGAGGACGACTACCGCACGCTCGTGTTCGTGCTCCTCGCCGGCGCGCCGATGGCGGTCGTCGTGGGGCTCGTCCTGGCTCGGCGGGTGCTTCGCCTGGAGCGCGAGGCGGCCCGCGAGCGCGCCGAGCGCGAGAGCGCCCTCGAGGTCGAGCAGTCGCGCCGCGAGACGGTGCGCTGGCTCTCGCACGACCTGCGCACCCCGCTCGCCGGCATCCGGGCGCTCGCGGAGTCGCTGGCGGACGGCGCCGTCGCCGACCCGCCGGCCGCGCACGCCCGCATCGTCCACGAGGTCGACCGGCTCGACGTCATGGTCGACGACATCGCCGAGCTGTCGCGGCTGCACGGGCCGCAGCCGACCTCGCGGGCGGGGCGGTGTGCGCTCGACGACCTCGTCTCGGATGCCGTGGCGACCGTCGCGCCGTTGGCCGCCGCCGCCGACGTGGACGTCATCGCGGGTGACCTGGCCGGGGTCACCGTGGAGGTCGACCCGCGGGCGGTGACCCGGGCCGTGACCAACGTGCTGCGCAACGCCCTCCAGCACACCCCTGCAGGGGGCCGGGTCATCGTGACGACGCAGGTCCGGGGCGGGCAGGTGCTCGTGGACGTGTCCGACGGCTGCGGCGGCATCGCGACGGGCGACCTCGAGCGGGTCTTCGAGCCGGGGTGGCGCGGCGACGAGTCCCGGCACGACCGGGGGATGGGTCTGGGCCTGACCATCGCGCGCGAGGTGGCCCGATCCCACGGCGGGGATGCCGTGGCCACCAACCGCGGTGACGGCACCGGATGCACCGTCACCCTCTCCCTTCCGGCGCACCGTCTTACCCGCTCATGA
- a CDS encoding fluoride efflux transporter FluC has protein sequence MPGAGSRVSFGVLGAIALGGVIGSLGRYAVGVALPHGVGGFPWATLVVNVTGAFAMGLLVAYLVDRPGVHRLARPFVGVGVLGGWTTFSALAMDAVALGAADRAQLALGYVAATFLVGTLAVAAGSAVGQRVWPGP, from the coding sequence ATGCCGGGAGCGGGCTCGAGGGTGTCCTTCGGGGTGCTCGGCGCCATCGCGCTCGGCGGGGTCATCGGCTCGCTCGGCCGGTACGCCGTGGGCGTGGCCCTGCCGCACGGGGTGGGCGGGTTCCCGTGGGCGACCCTGGTCGTCAACGTCACCGGCGCCTTCGCCATGGGGCTGCTCGTCGCCTACCTCGTCGACCGGCCGGGCGTGCACCGGCTGGCGCGGCCGTTCGTCGGCGTCGGGGTGCTCGGCGGCTGGACGACGTTCTCGGCCCTGGCCATGGATGCCGTGGCGCTCGGTGCCGCTGACCGGGCCCAGCTCGCGCTGGGTTACGTCGCGGCGACCTTCCTCGTCGGGACCCTGGCCGTGGCCGCGGGGTCGGCTGTGGGGCAACGTGTCTGGCCGGGCCCATGA
- a CDS encoding cytochrome c biogenesis CcdA family protein, with protein MLLALTGALLAGALTTLAPCALSLLPVIVGGSVSGASDGAAVRRALLVTGSLGASVFVFTLALKATTALIDVPPSVWRWISGGLLIALGVVAVIPELWDRVSVATGLSSRSARGLSAANQRGGTLGAVLTGAALGPVFTSCSPLFAYVVVTVLPAEPARGLALLTAYVIGLVSVLFAIALAGQRLVRRLRWAADPHSLFRRGLGVLFVVMGVLIATGLMQDVEAWVLENSPIAPWEIGADIGR; from the coding sequence GTGCTGCTCGCCCTCACGGGTGCCCTGCTCGCCGGGGCGCTGACCACCCTGGCCCCCTGCGCCCTGTCGCTGCTACCCGTCATCGTGGGCGGCTCGGTGTCCGGTGCGTCCGACGGGGCCGCGGTGCGTCGGGCACTGCTCGTGACGGGCTCGCTCGGGGCGTCGGTCTTCGTCTTCACCCTGGCGCTGAAGGCCACGACCGCGCTCATCGACGTGCCGCCGTCGGTGTGGCGGTGGATCAGCGGCGGATTGTTGATCGCCCTCGGCGTCGTCGCGGTCATCCCCGAGCTGTGGGACCGGGTGTCGGTGGCCACGGGGCTCAGCAGCCGCAGCGCCCGGGGCCTGTCGGCAGCCAACCAACGCGGGGGCACCCTCGGGGCGGTGCTCACCGGGGCGGCGCTCGGGCCGGTGTTCACCTCGTGCAGCCCGCTCTTCGCGTATGTCGTCGTCACCGTGCTGCCCGCCGAACCGGCCCGCGGGCTGGCGCTGCTCACGGCCTACGTCATCGGGCTGGTCAGCGTGCTGTTCGCCATCGCCCTCGCCGGCCAGCGCCTGGTGCGGCGGCTGCGCTGGGCGGCTGACCCGCACTCGCTGTTCCGCCGTGGGCTCGGTGTGCTCTTCGTCGTCATGGGGGTGCTCATCGCGACCGGCCTGATGCAGGACGTCGAGGCCTGGGTGCTCGAGAACTCGCCGATCGCGCCGTGGGAGATCGGCGCCGACATCGGTCGCTGA
- a CDS encoding thioredoxin family protein codes for MTSTGVLTTSTTDTREPPMRRRPSLTLIATGAVSALLLTACGSATQDTAAPAASSAPSAPSATASAPASSTPSASASPSTSPSATGETMAAGAYLTKAEYQSQMAQRAGTKVVYFFHASWCPTCRATEKAIEEDGIPAGLTVVKIDFDSETDLRKTYGITQQHTFVQVNEDGDELAKWTGTISGADIKAKTV; via the coding sequence ATGACGTCCACTGGTGTCCTCACCACCTCCACCACCGACACCCGGGAGCCACCCATGCGTCGCCGACCGTCCCTGACCCTGATCGCCACCGGCGCCGTGAGCGCCCTGCTCCTGACGGCCTGCGGCTCCGCGACGCAGGACACCGCGGCACCGGCGGCGTCCAGCGCGCCGAGCGCGCCGAGCGCCACGGCATCCGCCCCGGCGAGCAGCACGCCGTCGGCCTCCGCGTCGCCGTCGACGAGCCCGTCGGCCACCGGCGAGACCATGGCGGCCGGCGCCTACCTGACCAAGGCCGAGTACCAGAGCCAGATGGCGCAGCGCGCCGGCACGAAGGTCGTCTACTTCTTCCACGCCTCGTGGTGCCCGACCTGCCGGGCGACCGAGAAGGCCATCGAGGAGGACGGCATCCCCGCCGGCCTCACGGTCGTCAAGATCGACTTCGACTCCGAGACCGACCTGCGCAAGACCTACGGCATCACCCAGCAGCACACGTTCGTCCAGGTGAACGAGGACGGCGACGAGCTCGCGAAGTGGACGGGCACGATCTCGGGCGCGGACATCAAGGCCAAGACGGTCTGA